The stretch of DNA ggtaaaaatctacgatgtccaagaaatacgtTATTCTTACAATGTTCCAACcacatccaatttgtactctcttcacatataagACATGCACACTGACTTTTAATGCTATATCATGATAAACTACCATAtgttggaaaatcattaattgtgccgaacaacatagccctcaaattgaaacattctttcttatacccatcataaacttccacacttgtctccaacataatttttaaatcttcaattaaagggctcaagtatacgtcgatatcattcacTGGTTGTTttggtccagaaattaacaaaaacaacatcataaacttacgcttcatacataaccatggaggtaggttatagatcaacaaaatcacaggctacatgatgtgtgagatgctttgaagaccatgtgaattcattccatcagtagaaagtgcaaatcctagatttcttgactctctcCCAAAATCAgtatactcgtgatcaatttttgcccattgtggagaatctgtAGAGTGTCAAAACTTTCCATCTATATATCTTTCATATGTATatcatgtcaagtgttttggaTCTTCATCACTACGATagatgcgcctaaatcttgatattatagaaaaataccACACggcttttgctggagtagactATTTCTTCTTATaccgagagacattgcattttggacacacctttagtaattcatattcgtttcgaaataaaattcaatcgttaggacacacaTGAATCTTTTCGTAACTCATGTCAATAaagcacaaaattcgtttagcctcgtaggttcgactgaaaagttcattatcatctgacaacatatcttttaggagtgttaataattgtgtgaagcttttatcagaccatccattaatcgcttttaagttgtacaactttaatatcgctgacaatcttgtgaatttattaaaccattatataatggtttctctgcatcactcaacaaactctcaaacattttaggagaATCCcaaagatcttcttcaactgcttttgcaatctcctcaactcggtcccaCTCATATATATCTATGTCGAAATTTGCCATACTAAATGCCCTTCCAATTGATCTGCGCGTTTTTCAAAACAACCTTTTAAATAAGGACAAATGATTCGATTTgggtcttttgcattcttcactgcaaactcaacaaacttcTTCACTCTATTTTCATACTATTTTGACAATTGATTGGTAGATACCCATTTCCAgtccattttatatgacctatatgaaTGCAGTGTTATACAAATGATAAACTACtaataacattataccaatctatagtatatatagtctaatattggaaaatggaaaccaaggtccaaggATACGCATACAAGTCTGatttaaaaaaagaacatattttatacgatttatcaggtaacaatttatttgatttgtcAAGGTTATGCCATATACTAtcaggtaacattttatatgatttactagataataatttatcagttttagtgacaacaacaaattaataaatatagtaCCTGAGACAACAATCACTTAGTAGAAATTGGCACACAATAGAGGATCAGTAGAGGATGGTTCAAAGAGAAGACGACGCACAGTAGATGAAGGTTCACACAGTAGAGGAGATGATGGTTCGTAGGGTTAGGGATATAacgtattaaatattttatttatttatttaaaggaaattatttttatcaaatacgcACAATTTTACGACGCTTATATACAAAGTGCTCTAAAAGACCTTGTAATTGTGTGAAAACGTTATATTATATACAAAACGCTCTAAAAGCGCCATAATGTGGTAGCGCTATaatttacaacgcttgtatACAAACGTTGTAAATATTATGTGAGAGTGTTGTGTGACCCTACAACATCGCTTTTAGCAAAAGTGCTGTAAACATtatgacctacaacagcgcttttgcTAAAGCGCTTGTCAGAAAAAcactgttgtatcctccgttaattttacaacagcgcttttagtaaaaaaacgctgtaaaatgttaattttggcGTTGTGTAttctagaattttttttaaaaaaaattcggtACATAAATATGTTtcgaaaaacttgaaaaaacaaaatttcagtacacaaagttcaattttttaaaacaaatttgtgTACCGGAATATTTTTTTCCAAGTTTTTTAGTAcacaaagtttaaattttaaaaaacacgtgtaccgaaaaacttgaaaaaaaaattcaatacacaaagttcaattttctaaaacacATTTACGTAACAGAAAACTTGGAAACAAAATTCAGTACacaaagttcaaattttctAAAACTCAAGTGGTCtagaaaattgttttttaagttttccTGAACTTAAGTTGAATGTAATggaatacaatttaaaaaaaaaattaaaggataaaataaatagtataCATATAATGCGGAAGAATAAAAGTATAAATTTGGAATATAGGATATAACTTTCGAATTacattttattctaaaatgaaGGGAGTACATactattatacattattataatTTGCTTCTACTCATTGAAATTGCAAAACGATATTCAAACATAGAATTTATGCatacataattataatatttttttttttagattagcaacatttattaaatttgttgttAGATATCGTTAGCAATACATCTATATACTGCATATAGACTACAAATTAATTATCCATAGGCGtcaaaggaaaaaaaacttTATTCATGTAGAAgttttgaaaggaaaaatgatagtgtaaagtataaaaataaaataacttacaCATCAATTATCATGCAATGCATTGCAAATTTGCAGCTAGAAATACAAAAGAACTTACACACATCAATTATTAATAACACGTCCATACCATAGAAAAAGAGAGAACAATGTTCACATGATGCCACCAAATGTAGTCAAAACTATAAGATCATCCATCCTAAACCACAGGTAATATAGGATCCAAGTCAgcctcaacctcaacctcaacctcaacctcagCCTCAGCCTCAACCTCTTCAACTCTTGTTGGTGTCTCTTTATATATGAACCTCCAATTTAAATAAACCACTAAAAATGCCAATAAACCCCAAATAAGGGAAATACCGAAAGCCCCTaaagttttaaaaaacattagAGGAAGTTTTAATGAGCCACAAGTCACATAATGTTCTCCGGAAGCATTAGCTACAAGCTCGGGTAGATATGAGACGGGTACATAGACCAATAGTAGCACCAAAAAAAACTTCACCCCAGCTGGTCGTAGTGGTAAAATTAGTATCCAAGCTATAGTGTAGCATACCATGAACAATGTGATATATGTCATTTCTTGGAAGTAAGTAAAAAATGCTTCTTTGATACTTAATTTTGATGATTGTATTTGTGGTATGTTTCCATTTTCAAATGGAGTGTTCAAAATTTTTGCCATGTAACTTTGGACGCCACCGCTTGAGATTATTAGAAGGGCACGAGACTTTGGATCAATACGAACCACACAATCAGCTACAGAACGCATAAAAGGCTTAGGTTCGCATATCGAGTTTTCCCAGTCCCTCAAGAAGAATAAAGAATGACGATTTGCCTGAACAAAGtatcaatcaattaattaattagttacaCTTGTTAGTTCTTTTCACATGCTATATATAAATCTTATGGTAACTCTTTCTCgtcaatacatttttttatatttttctctcgCCAATAATTTGTATCAAGAATAGTAAAAATAAGTCATAAGCCGTTTTTATGATTTAGCTTTGGCAaaaagagagaaacaaaattCACTGTATTCATTGTTGAGAAAATATTATGTAAGAACCTGGCTTACAATTTGCAATGCAATGAACCTGACTTGGATATTATGAGCACATGCGGCTCGTTCAAATATTTACTCTGTGTCTTTTTCTTCATCTATTACATAAGAGTGAGttaggataatttttttatctggaatcattcttcaaattgtttttccctctattttttttttctatctaaaTATGTTGTTaccatataatttaaattttttttttattgtgtctAAATAATTGGTGTTCATTTGTTTGTCGATAttgaattttagtttatttcagACACATCTCAGTTTGTCGACATTGAATTTGTATTAAATCAATGTATTCTACAAATTTGAAAGAATATCATTCTTTTAGGGAAAAAATaacatttgtttttataaaaaaaaaaaaaaatccaatgtAGAATTTgcttaaattaaaaactaatttcagcaaataattttttaattaacataCCAGATCAGGTCCTTCCTCCACCTCTAATCGGTTATTTTGTctcccttcttcttcttcttctttctttttttggatATAATCTTTCTTCAATTTTTCTTCTATCTGTATTCATTCAAGATAAttaacatattatttaattgcattgaaaattgaaagtgtctcataaacaacaacaacaaattgaAATTAAGTGTTCTACATTTTGAGacagttatttttaaaaagtaggATGCAATTTGTAAACATAATATATAGTGTAAAGATTCTTctgtagagactaaaattaacaaaacatattcaatcttATTGCTACGTGTTTCTATATCCTTTAAAGTTAGTTATCAGCCCTTATATACTAAGCTATGTGAACACAAAACTAAAGCTAATGCTTGGGCCAAAGCAACATTAATAGGCCCATACTATTCTAagacaacaaataaataaataaaaggccCATACtcattgtaattgtaattgaaATTGTAATGTGTACTGAAAACTTGagacaacaaataaataaaaggccAGGAACTAAAAATGTTAAACAAACCTCGTGAAGTGATCGAGCATCAATGGTTCCATCCCCCTTTAGAAGCACAAAACAACCCTCCCTCAATTCATTGCGAGATGTACTTCCCATATCCTTTTCATCCACTAGAATCTCTCCCACCTCCTATCAAACAAAATTGATAGCAATAATAACAACCTATTAGTGCTTGTTTGGATGCATACACATTTGCATCACAATTCTTGTGTCTCAATGTCTTTCtaccataaaaaatatataaatttcaactacTGAGTTTGCCTATAGAGTTACGTAAACTATTTCCAACTATTGATATGTTTcttataattaagaaaaaatttaagTGCATCTTGAAATTAAaagctaaaaaaaaatattacacagACCACAAGAAATGGTGAAGCTGCTGGAGCATCAGTGTATCCAACCTTGGATGCTTCGCCCAAGTAGAGTTTTTCATGGAGAGATGAAATTCCCATAACCTATTAGATAAAATTGATAACGAACATTATTTGCGTGCAAGTACTttcgtaaaaaataaaaatggtcgTGTAAACTAGTatgaagatgatgatggtgaCAAAACTAAAAATGCTACACAAACCTTACGAAGTGATAGAGGATCATCGGTTTCATCCCTAGTGATAAACTCAAGATTATCCTTGCGGAGTTCAGACCAGAATTTCTCATAGTTAAATAACATTCTCAAAGCCTATTTAGACaaaatttatcaatgataaacaTTAATCATTTGCCTACAACAATATATATAGTAATAGTATATCACTAATTAAGCACAAGAACTCAACCGGTCTGACTTCAATGATGTGTTCTTCCACTTTGATGGTTTCTATCCCTGCAGCTAACAAAGCACGCAATGATCTTTCATCAATGATGGTTTCATCCATTTTGATCTTTTAgagattcaatttttttagaacTGAACAGGACACTGGTTATTGAAACATGGGAGTAGTAAATGAATCAGTACAAAAACAAGAAAGTGGGAAAGGAGCATAAATCACTATTCACGCGTTTGCGTGTCAAACCAAACAATTGTTATTTCTTAAGGTCTTGTTTTGTGAAATAAACTAATGTTGTTGTTGCATTCATTCAACTACTTACTCTTACTAAACAAATactagattaaaaaaatattcatcttTCTCTTTCACCTTGAAATTTCCCTCACCGTGTTCACATCAACGCGTCTTTCACTTTGAAAACTAATTCATCTTTGTTTCATCATGCACATTAACATTTCTGTCTTGACTTGTGTTTGTTGATTCAACTCTCAACTTTTATCAGTTTCATCTGTTTATGCTTAATTACGATgagttttcaaattccacgtGACCAGGTTAAAGGTGATACGATTCTTTTAATTGATGAATTTCTTTTTGCTATGATTGTCCGTTCACCCTCAGATCAAATGAATCCTGATGAAGTGATCATAGGGTTTCCTCTTGAGTATGATTCTTTCTTCAATTATTTCGTAAGTTATCTAATTCATATCCACTCTGATtgagatttttatttaatttttgtattgtaTGAAATAATTTCTTTGTTTCATGCGCTGCAGATTGATTTCCTGAGGGCTGAGCTTCCACGATACCATGTTACAGTACTCCCTGGAAATATGCTCCTAATTACTTGCATGGAGAAAGAGAGTCAGAGAAGCATAACAGGAAACAGGTCTTCCCAGCTTGATAACAATGAATCATGTGTTCTTGTCAAACTGCATTGCTCTCATACAAATGTAACAAGAAACCTTGAGTCTCAGCATGGCTATAACTACCATTACAATCAAAACAAACGGAAGAAAATCGTGCGCCGACTCTCATCTTTTCTAGTCTCAATCATTCTCTTGCTTGGTTTTATCTTCAACATATCGATCCAGTTTTCAGTTAACCAACTCCAGCCACTGCACAAAGAACACGTTGGCCGCCTTTCCATACGGCCTTCCTTGTTCGTCTTGTTCTATTTTATGGTGTTGGTTTGTGCTATTGTTGTAATGATTCTTGTTGGTGGAGCATTTTCTTCTGTGCAGAAAGCTATGCTTATCTTTTGGCTCACTTTGATGCATCTTAAATCAGCTAACTCAATCACTGAAATGCTTTTTCCATTAGCCGGTGGAGTTTTTATAGGGTGGTATGCTTTTTCCAAATGAAGCGAAATTAACTGAATAAAGATGCTAAGCTGCCAACTTAAACATCTACGTATGTGTGTGTGCGTGTGTTTAATATCAGTGTTCCTTCTAGTCTGTGTTTGTAATTTGCAGCTCTTAAGTAATACATTATTCCATCTCAGCTGTGTGCTGTGATACGTTGTTGTTGGGTTTTACTTTTCCATTTAAAATAGTTGTATTGGCTACCCAAGTTTCTATGTTTAATTATTAACTTTGCTAATGTTTTAATTCATATGGATTGGTAAATTTGGCATTTTCATGAAAATATTTCATAAGACTTATATTGATCTAATCTCCCACTCCTGTATATATTACAATTTTGTCTGCTTAATTCTTTGTGGCTGCTTTTGTGGATATATATACCAGTAGGGTGAACTTTTGAGCAATGAAACTATCTACACTCCTAACTCATAAAATCCCCTTCCCTAAAAGTATGCCACAAATCAAACTCCTAATCGAGGATTAAGTACTGTTAATCACATTCCCAAACATGTTGTAATGCAGATTAAGATCTCCTTTGACAAGCTCAATATTTGTTGAATAAACTTTAATGTTATAGTTAGTGGGTTTCTATTAATAAGTTAGTGGAAAGACAAAGTCTGTTTTGTAGTTGGAAGGCCAAGAGATAGTGGGCtattaatagtatttatttgttttcttatatcAGCAGTAATGGGATTATATAAAGACCAAGGTTGTATTTTCATTTCAACAGAATATATAAAAGTAGTGTTTTCTGTTCAcaaattggcatcagagcaaatGGCAAACGTGATGAGTCAAATGCCGTTGCCGCGACTAACGAAGTCAAATTACGATAATTGGAGTGTCCAAATGAAAGCTCTTCTTGGAGCTCTAGAGGCGTGGGAGGTGATTAGAGATGGGTTTGAAGAACCAACAAATACTGCGGGATATACGGCAGCTCAAAACAAGGCGTTGAAAGAGACGCGGTCAAAGGATAAGACGGCACTATACATGCTGTTCCGAGCAGTTGACGACTCAGGCTTCGAGAAAATTGCCGGTTTGGCTACGTCGAAAGAAGCATGGGACACCTTAAAAAAGGCGTTCGAAGGAGCAGATCGAGTGAAGCAAGTTCGACTCCAAACTCTTCGTGGTGAATTGGAGAGGATGCATATGAAGGAGTCAGAAACAGTATCTGACTACATCACGCGTGTACAAACAGTGGTGAATCAACTCACTAGAAATGGCGAAACGGTGACTGATGCACGAGTTGTCGAAAAGATCCTGAGATCTTTAACAGATAAATTTGAGAATATTGTGTGTGCAATAGAAGAGTCGAAGGACCTTTCGACACTCTCAGTCGAAGAGCTCGCTGGTTCTCTCGAAGCACACGAACAACGTAAGATGAAAAAGAAGGAAGAAGCAGTCGAGGAAGACGAAAAG from Cicer arietinum cultivar CDC Frontier isolate Library 1 chromosome 3, Cicar.CDCFrontier_v2.0, whole genome shotgun sequence encodes:
- the LOC101494248 gene encoding uncharacterized protein produces the protein MDETIIDERSLRALLAAGIETIKVEEHIIEVRPALRMLFNYEKFWSELRKDNLEFITRDETDDPLSLRKVMGISSLHEKLYLGEASKVGYTDAPAASPFLVEVGEILVDEKDMGSTSRNELREGCFVLLKGDGTIDARSLHEIEEKLKKDYIQKKKEEEEEGRQNNRLEVEEGPDLANRHSLFFLRDWENSICEPKPFMRSVADCVVRIDPKSRALLIISSGGVQSYMAKILNTPFENGNIPQIQSSKLSIKEAFFTYFQEMTYITLFMVCYTIAWILILPLRPAGVKFFLVLLLVYVPVSYLPELVANASGEHYVTCGSLKLPLMFFKTLGAFGISLIWGLLAFLVVYLNWRFIYKETPTRVEEVEAEAEVEVEVEVEADLDPILPVV
- the LOC101494553 gene encoding uncharacterized protein, coding for MSFQIPRDQVKGDTILLIDEFLFAMIVRSPSDQMNPDEVIIGFPLEYDSFFNYFIDFLRAELPRYHVTVLPGNMLLITCMEKESQRSITGNRSSQLDNNESCVLVKLHCSHTNVTRNLESQHGYNYHYNQNKRKKIVRRLSSFLVSIILLLGFIFNISIQFSVNQLQPLHKEHVGRLSIRPSLFVLFYFMVLVCAIVVMILVGGAFSSVQKAMLIFWLTLMHLKSANSITEMLFPLAGGVFIGWYAFSK